From the Streptomyces sp. KMM 9044 genome, one window contains:
- a CDS encoding ISAs1 family transposase yields the protein MPVSSPIPPAVGQLADLALWEAELATGPAAVESKLVSRLRQVPDLRAKRGRRHALAVILTLTACATLVIGGDSIAAIWQWATRAPQAKLARIGARYDPLAGRYLVPSERTFRRVLAHLDADALDAVTCEYTTDLARGTVPAPEIPATPGPVEREQRRAAQRSAEHPVPDGLLPTAALDGKALAGARTESGRVFLVGAIDHTSGAVLGQRQVPDKRGEGEAARALLTRLDLPGRVFTLDALHTTKKTARLITGPLHSHYVLILKGNQPLAHAAAQALLTGADADFTETTAIDDDRGHGRTERRTLRTAPADDTLFPGASQVFRLRRDTGNLDDEWTSKEIVFGVTSLPPDLAGPAHLNHYERTHWTVENKIHWVRDVTFREDNSQVRTGTAPRALAGFRNLAISTIRLAGRANIAHARRDLLRHEDAFAVYGI from the coding sequence GTGCCCGTATCTTCGCCGATCCCCCCTGCCGTTGGCCAACTCGCCGACCTCGCCCTGTGGGAGGCCGAGCTCGCCACCGGCCCTGCGGCAGTGGAGTCCAAGCTGGTCAGCAGGTTGCGGCAGGTCCCGGACCTGCGCGCGAAGCGTGGCCGACGCCACGCCCTCGCGGTGATCCTGACACTGACCGCGTGCGCGACGCTGGTGATCGGCGGCGACTCGATCGCCGCGATCTGGCAGTGGGCGACCCGTGCCCCGCAAGCGAAACTGGCCCGCATCGGCGCCCGGTACGACCCGCTGGCCGGCCGCTACCTCGTGCCGAGCGAGCGCACCTTCCGGCGAGTGCTCGCCCATCTGGACGCCGACGCCCTGGACGCCGTGACCTGCGAATACACCACAGACCTCGCGCGCGGCACCGTCCCCGCGCCCGAGATCCCCGCCACCCCGGGACCGGTGGAACGCGAACAGCGCCGCGCCGCTCAACGCTCAGCCGAGCACCCGGTGCCGGACGGGCTGCTGCCGACCGCCGCCCTGGACGGCAAGGCCCTGGCCGGCGCCCGCACCGAGAGCGGACGGGTCTTCCTGGTCGGCGCGATCGACCACACCAGCGGCGCGGTCCTGGGCCAGAGGCAGGTCCCCGACAAGCGCGGCGAGGGCGAGGCCGCACGGGCCCTGCTCACCCGACTCGACCTGCCCGGAAGGGTGTTCACCCTGGACGCGCTGCACACCACGAAGAAGACCGCCCGCCTGATCACAGGCCCTCTCCACAGCCACTACGTCCTGATCCTCAAGGGCAACCAGCCCCTCGCCCACGCCGCCGCCCAGGCGCTGCTGACCGGCGCGGACGCCGACTTCACCGAGACCACCGCGATCGACGACGACCGCGGCCACGGCCGCACCGAACGCCGCACCCTGCGCACCGCACCCGCCGACGACACCCTGTTCCCCGGCGCATCCCAGGTCTTCCGCCTCCGCCGCGACACCGGCAACCTCGACGACGAATGGACCAGCAAGGAGATCGTCTTCGGCGTCACCAGCCTGCCGCCCGACCTCGCCGGCCCCGCTCACCTCAACCACTACGAGAGAACCCACTGGACTGTGGAAAACAAGATCCACTGGGTGCGGGACGTCACCTTCCGAGAAGACAACTCCCAGGTCAGGACCGGTACAGCACCCCGAGCCCTGGCCGGCTTCCGCAACCTGGCGATCAGCACCATCCGCCTCGCCGGACGCGCCAACATCGCCCACGCCCGCCGCGACCTCCTCCGCCACGAAGACGCCTTCGCCGTCTACGGCATCTGA
- a CDS encoding peptidase inhibitor family I36 protein has product MIKNVMRAAAVAALALFPLTAPAAASTGTSAGRAAIDCPSGYVCVYPEINFGGQPWVRRAADGSVKDLPSAIRDRGSSIRNNSDRTARVYEKRNHVGRWVCVTRSGGSIHDLRGYNLNDQTRSLKINSNDCG; this is encoded by the coding sequence GTGATCAAAAACGTGATGCGTGCCGCGGCCGTCGCCGCCCTGGCCCTGTTCCCGCTCACCGCCCCGGCTGCCGCCTCCACCGGGACATCCGCGGGACGGGCGGCGATCGACTGCCCGTCCGGCTACGTGTGCGTCTACCCCGAGATCAACTTCGGCGGGCAGCCCTGGGTACGCCGTGCCGCCGACGGCAGCGTGAAGGACCTGCCCTCCGCGATCCGCGACCGCGGCAGCTCGATCCGCAACAACTCCGACCGCACCGCCCGCGTCTACGAAAAACGCAACCATGTCGGCCGGTGGGTGTGCGTCACCCGCAGCGGCGGCTCCATCCACGACCTGCGCGGCTACAACCTCAACGACCAGACCCGCTCCTTGAAGATCAACTCCAACGACTGCGGCTGA